A portion of the Salminus brasiliensis chromosome 9, fSalBra1.hap2, whole genome shotgun sequence genome contains these proteins:
- the dynlt5 gene encoding dynein light chain Tctex-type 5 produces the protein MTDLAKEKAARLLKKRGSLSSLGSHEVRAKELVGKTKDSISTVSYIDEPGHHDDNPRPTVQMENTYQLGPTKRFPVLMVKEILKDVLASYLQEEKYEAELCRQMTKTISEVVKARVKDMMIPRYKIIVVISIGQLTGQNMRMGSRCLWDATHDTFSSHTFKNSSLFAIANVYAVYFE, from the exons ATGACAGACTTGGCTAAAGAGAAGGCTGCCCGGCTGCTCAAgaagagagggagtctgtcctCTCTGGGCAGTCATGAGGTCAGGGCCAAGGAGTTGGTGGGGAAAACCAAGGA CTCAATCAGTACTGTGTCCTATATTGACGAGCCTGGTCACCATGACGATAACCCGCGACCCACAGTGCAGATGGAGAACACCTATCAGCTTG GCCCCACAAAGCGTTTTCCCGTGCTGATGGTGAAGGAAATACTAAAGGACGTGCTGGCCAGCTACCTGCAGGAGGAGAAGTACGAGGCCGAGCTCTGCAGACAGATGACCAAAACCATATCAGAG GTGGTGAAGGCTCGAGTGAAAGACATGATGATCCCTCGCTACAAGATCATAGTGGTGATCAGCATCGGTCAGCTGACAGGTCAGAACATGCGCATGGGGAGCCGCTGCCTGTGGGACGCAACCCACGACACCTTTTCCTCCCACACCTTCAAAAACAGCTCACTGTTCGCCATTGCTAACGTCTATGCCGTCTATTTCGAATGA
- the insl5b gene encoding insulin-like 5b: MKALLLALLLVCTLCPDTARSQNGVRLCGREFLRAVVYTCGGSRWRRVLPEFSTEDSDLDGGQALGVSADTERLRRSLEGLQTRCCEVGCLKNDLARMC; encoded by the exons ATGAAGGCCCTGCTGTTGGCACTGCTGTTGGTGTGCACGCTATGTCCAGACACCGCCCGCTCCCAGAATGGTGTCCGGCTGTGTGGCCGCGAGTTCCTGCGGGCTGTCGTCTACACCTGCGGAGGGTCCAGGTGGAGGAGGGTCCTGCCCGAGTTTTCTACAGAGG ACTCGGATCTGGATGGCGGACAGGCACTGGGGGTCTCAGCAGACACGGAGAGGCTAAGACGGAGTCTTGAAGGGCTGCAGACGAGATGCTGCGAAGTGGGCTGCCTGAAAAACGACCTGGCCCGCATGTGCTGA